In the genome of Pseudomonas sp. LBUM920, one region contains:
- a CDS encoding glycine betaine ABC transporter substrate-binding protein gives MKMRRLLGAAATLVVAMSSTLANADSKTLSIGYVDGWSDSVATTHVAAEVIKEKLGYDVKLQAVATGIMWQGVATGKLDAMLSAWLPVTHGEYWAKNKDKVVDYGPNFKDAKIGLIVPEYVKAKSIEDLKTDTTFKNKIVGIDAGSGVMLKTDEAIKAYGLDYKLQASSGAAMIAELTRAEDKQESIAVTGWVPHWMFAKWKLRFLDDPKGIYGAAETVNSIGSKGLEKKAPEVAAFLKKFQWASKDEIGEVMLAIQEGAKPDAAAKDWVAKHPERVAEWIGK, from the coding sequence ATGAAGATGCGACGACTCTTGGGCGCAGCTGCCACTCTGGTAGTTGCGATGAGCTCCACACTGGCCAACGCCGACAGCAAAACCCTGAGCATCGGTTACGTAGATGGCTGGTCTGACAGCGTTGCCACCACCCACGTGGCGGCAGAAGTGATCAAGGAAAAGCTCGGTTATGACGTGAAACTGCAGGCCGTCGCTACCGGGATCATGTGGCAGGGCGTGGCCACCGGCAAGCTCGACGCCATGCTCTCTGCCTGGCTGCCCGTGACCCACGGTGAGTACTGGGCCAAGAACAAGGACAAGGTGGTCGACTACGGCCCCAACTTCAAGGATGCAAAAATTGGCCTGATCGTGCCGGAGTACGTCAAGGCCAAATCGATTGAAGACCTCAAGACCGACACCACCTTCAAGAACAAGATTGTCGGCATCGATGCCGGTTCAGGCGTGATGCTCAAGACCGACGAAGCCATCAAGGCCTATGGCCTGGACTACAAGCTGCAAGCCAGCTCGGGCGCCGCGATGATCGCCGAACTGACCCGTGCCGAAGACAAACAGGAGTCCATTGCAGTCACCGGTTGGGTGCCGCACTGGATGTTCGCCAAGTGGAAACTGCGTTTCCTGGACGATCCAAAAGGAATTTATGGGGCTGCTGAAACCGTCAATAGCATCGGCAGCAAGGGCCTGGAGAAGAAGGCGCCGGAAGTCGCCGCCTTCCTGAAGAAATTCCAGTGGGCCTCCAAGGACGAAATCGGCGAAGTCATGCTCGCGATTCAAGAGGGTGCCAAGCCGGATGCGGCAGCCAAGGACTGGGTGGCCAAGCACCCTGAGCGTGTGGCCGAGTGGATTGGTAAATAA
- a CDS encoding DUF485 domain-containing protein: MNDSIYLSIQNSPRFKELVRKRERFAWILSAIMLGLYSAFILLIAYGPQVLGAKLSPGSSITWGIPIGVGLIVSAFILTGIYVRRANGEFDDLNNAILKEAAQ; this comes from the coding sequence ATGAACGACAGCATTTACCTCTCGATTCAAAACAGCCCGCGTTTCAAGGAGCTGGTGAGAAAAAGGGAAAGGTTCGCCTGGATTCTCTCGGCGATCATGCTAGGGCTTTACTCCGCTTTCATCCTGTTGATTGCCTACGGGCCACAAGTGCTGGGGGCCAAGCTCAGCCCCGGTTCCTCGATTACCTGGGGAATTCCGATCGGGGTCGGGCTGATTGTGTCGGCCTTCATTCTTACCGGCATCTACGTACGGCGCGCCAACGGCGAATTCGACGACCTGAACAATGCGATTCTCAAGGAGGCTGCGCAATGA
- a CDS encoding cation acetate symporter — MIRRLLAVGGASIFAPAVWAADALTGEVHKQPLNIAAILMFVAFVGATLCITYWASKRNKSAADYYAAGGKITGFQNGLAIAGDYMSAASFLGISALVFTSGYDGLIYSIGFLVGWPIILFLIAERLRNLGKYTFADVASYRLGQTQIRSLSACGSLVVVAFYLIAQMVGAGKLIQLLFGLDYHVAVILVGILMCLYVLFGGMLATTWVQIIKAVLLLSGASFMALMVMKHVNFDFNTLFAEAIKVHPKGEAIMSPGGLVKDPISAFSLGLALMFGTAGLPHILMRFFTVSDAKEARKSVLYATGFIGYFYILTFIIGFGAILLVSTNPAFKDAAGALLGGNNMAAVHLANAVGGSIFLGFISAVAFATILAVVAGLTLAGASAVSHDLYASVIKKGKANEKDEIRVSKITTIALAVLAIGLGILFESQNIAFMVGLAFSIAASCNFPVLLLSMYWKNLTTRGAMIGGWLGLISAVGLMILGPTIWVSILHHEKAIFPYEYPALFSMIIAFIGIWFFSITDKSAAAEKERALYFPQFVRSQTGLGASGAVNH, encoded by the coding sequence ATGATCCGGCGTTTATTGGCTGTAGGTGGCGCTTCGATCTTCGCGCCCGCCGTTTGGGCAGCGGATGCCTTGACCGGTGAAGTGCATAAGCAACCGCTGAATATCGCAGCGATCCTGATGTTCGTGGCGTTTGTCGGCGCAACGCTGTGCATCACCTACTGGGCGTCCAAGCGCAACAAATCGGCGGCTGACTACTATGCGGCCGGCGGCAAGATTACCGGCTTCCAGAACGGCCTGGCGATTGCTGGCGACTATATGTCGGCAGCGTCTTTCCTGGGTATTTCCGCGCTGGTGTTCACTTCCGGCTACGACGGCCTGATCTATTCGATCGGCTTCCTGGTGGGCTGGCCGATCATTCTGTTCCTGATCGCCGAGCGCCTGCGTAACCTGGGCAAGTACACCTTTGCCGACGTGGCGTCCTATCGCCTCGGGCAAACCCAGATCCGCAGCCTGTCGGCCTGTGGCTCGCTGGTGGTGGTGGCGTTCTACCTGATCGCGCAGATGGTTGGCGCGGGCAAGCTGATCCAACTGCTGTTCGGCCTGGATTACCACGTGGCGGTAATTCTGGTGGGCATCCTGATGTGCCTGTATGTGTTGTTCGGCGGCATGCTGGCGACCACCTGGGTGCAGATCATCAAGGCAGTGCTGCTGCTGTCCGGTGCCTCGTTCATGGCGCTGATGGTGATGAAGCACGTCAACTTCGACTTCAACACGCTGTTTGCCGAGGCGATCAAGGTTCACCCTAAAGGTGAAGCGATCATGAGCCCGGGCGGCCTGGTCAAAGACCCGATCTCGGCGTTCTCCCTCGGGCTGGCGCTGATGTTCGGTACTGCTGGCCTGCCGCACATCCTGATGCGCTTCTTCACCGTAAGCGACGCCAAGGAAGCGCGTAAGAGCGTGCTGTATGCCACCGGCTTCATCGGTTACTTCTACATCCTGACCTTTATCATCGGTTTTGGCGCGATCCTGCTGGTCAGCACCAACCCGGCGTTCAAGGACGCGGCAGGCGCCTTGCTTGGCGGCAACAACATGGCGGCGGTGCATTTGGCCAACGCGGTGGGCGGCAGTATTTTCCTGGGCTTCATCTCGGCCGTGGCGTTTGCCACCATTCTGGCAGTGGTTGCCGGCTTGACCCTGGCGGGTGCTTCGGCGGTGTCCCACGACCTGTATGCCAGCGTGATCAAGAAGGGCAAGGCCAACGAGAAGGATGAGATTCGCGTGTCGAAGATCACCACCATCGCCCTGGCGGTGCTGGCAATCGGCTTGGGTATCTTGTTCGAGAGCCAGAACATTGCGTTCATGGTCGGCCTGGCGTTCTCCATTGCTGCCAGCTGTAACTTCCCGGTGCTGCTGCTTTCCATGTACTGGAAAAACCTCACCACCCGCGGCGCGATGATTGGCGGCTGGCTGGGCTTGATCAGTGCCGTTGGCCTGATGATCCTCGGCCCGACCATCTGGGTGTCGATCCTGCACCACGAGAAAGCTATCTTCCCGTACGAATACCCGGCGCTGTTCTCGATGATCATTGCGTTCATCGGCATCTGGTTCTTCTCCATCACCGACAAGTCGGCGGCGGCAGAGAAAGAGCGTGCGCTGTACTTCCCGCAGTTTGTGCGTTCACAAACGGGCCTGGGGGCGAGTGGGGCGGTTAACCACTAA
- the gltA gene encoding citrate synthase: MADKKAQLIIEGAAPVELPILTGTVGPDVIDVRGLTATGRFTFDPGFMSTASCESKITYIDGDNGILLHRGYPIEQLAEQSDYLETCYLLLNGELPTAEQKAQFVSTVKNHTMVHEQLKTFFNGFRRDAHPMAVMCGVVGALSAFYHDSLDINNPQHREISAIRLVAKMPTLAAMVYKYSMGQPMMYPRNDLTYAENFLHMMFNTPCEIKPISPTLAKAMDRIFILHADHEQNASTSTVRLAGSSGANPFACIAAGIAALWGPAHGGANEAVLTMLDEIGDVSNIDKFIAKAKDKNDPFKLMGFGHRVYKNRDPRATVMKQTCDEVLKELGIKNDPQLELAMRLEEIALTDPYFIERSLYPNVDFYSGIILKAIGIPTSMFTVIFALARTVGWISHWKEMLSSPYKIGRPRQLYTGYESRDITKLEDRK; this comes from the coding sequence ATGGCTGACAAAAAAGCGCAGTTGATCATCGAGGGCGCAGCCCCCGTCGAGCTGCCCATTTTAACCGGCACCGTTGGTCCCGATGTTATCGACGTACGGGGCCTGACGGCCACGGGCCGTTTCACTTTCGACCCAGGCTTCATGTCGACCGCCTCTTGCGAGTCGAAGATCACCTATATCGACGGCGACAATGGCATTCTGCTGCACCGGGGCTACCCGATCGAGCAACTGGCCGAGCAATCGGACTACCTCGAAACCTGCTACCTGCTGCTAAATGGCGAATTGCCAACAGCCGAGCAAAAAGCCCAGTTCGTCAGCACCGTGAAGAACCACACCATGGTTCACGAGCAGTTGAAGACCTTCTTCAACGGCTTCCGTCGCGACGCCCACCCGATGGCCGTGATGTGCGGCGTGGTTGGCGCCCTATCGGCCTTCTATCACGACTCCCTGGACATCAATAACCCGCAGCATCGCGAAATCTCCGCGATCCGCCTGGTTGCCAAGATGCCAACCCTGGCCGCAATGGTTTACAAGTACTCCATGGGTCAACCCATGATGTACCCGCGCAACGACCTGACGTACGCGGAAAACTTCCTGCACATGATGTTCAACACCCCGTGCGAGATCAAACCGATCAGCCCGACACTCGCCAAGGCCATGGACCGGATCTTCATCCTCCACGCCGACCACGAGCAGAACGCCTCCACCTCCACCGTACGCCTGGCTGGCTCCTCGGGTGCCAACCCGTTCGCCTGTATCGCCGCCGGTATCGCCGCACTCTGGGGCCCTGCCCACGGCGGTGCGAACGAAGCCGTATTGACCATGCTCGATGAAATCGGCGATGTCTCGAACATCGACAAGTTCATCGCCAAGGCCAAGGACAAGAACGATCCGTTCAAGCTGATGGGCTTCGGTCACCGCGTCTACAAGAACCGTGACCCGCGCGCCACCGTGATGAAGCAGACCTGCGACGAAGTGTTGAAGGAGCTGGGCATCAAGAACGATCCGCAACTCGAACTGGCCATGCGCCTGGAAGAGATCGCGCTGACCGATCCGTACTTCATCGAGCGCTCGCTGTACCCGAACGTCGACTTCTACTCGGGGATCATCCTCAAGGCGATCGGCATTCCAACCAGCATGTTCACCGTGATCTTCGCCCTGGCGCGGACCGTGGGCTGGATCTCCCACTGGAAAGAAATGCTCTCCAGCCCGTACAAGATTGGCCGCCCGCGCCAGCTGTACACCGGCTACGAGTCGCGTGACATCACCAAGCTGGAAGACCGCAAGTAA
- the sdhC gene encoding succinate dehydrogenase, cytochrome b556 subunit has protein sequence MNSQRPVNLDLRTIKLPITGVTSFLHRVSGIILFLGLGIMLYALSKSLGSEEGFAEVKVCLTSPLAKFVAWGLLSALLYHLVAGVRHLIMDMGIGETLEGGRLGSKIIIAISVVLIVLAGVWIW, from the coding sequence GTGAATAGCCAACGACCTGTAAACCTAGACCTAAGGACCATCAAACTCCCCATCACCGGCGTTACGTCGTTCCTGCACCGTGTTTCCGGCATCATCCTGTTCCTGGGCTTGGGCATCATGCTTTATGCATTGAGCAAATCCCTGGGTTCCGAGGAAGGTTTTGCCGAGGTGAAGGTATGCTTGACCAGCCCGCTGGCCAAGTTCGTAGCATGGGGCCTCCTGTCCGCTCTGCTTTATCATCTGGTAGCCGGCGTGCGCCACTTGATCATGGATATGGGCATCGGTGAGACGCTGGAAGGCGGCCGCCTGGGCTCGAAAATCATCATCGCCATTTCCGTGGTGCTGATCGTTCTGGCAGGAGTTTGGATATGGTAA
- the sdhD gene encoding succinate dehydrogenase, hydrophobic membrane anchor protein, with the protein MVTSVTNLSRSGLYDWMAQRVSAVVLAAYFIFLIGYLVANPGIGYEQWHGLFSHNAMRIFSLLALVALGAHAWVGMWTIATDYLTPMALGKSATAVRFLFQAVCGVAMFAYFVWGVQILWGI; encoded by the coding sequence ATGGTAACCAGCGTTACGAACCTTTCGCGTTCAGGCCTCTATGACTGGATGGCGCAGCGTGTGTCTGCGGTCGTTCTCGCGGCTTATTTCATTTTCCTGATCGGATACCTCGTCGCAAACCCGGGCATTGGCTATGAGCAATGGCACGGCCTGTTTTCCCACAATGCGATGCGAATCTTCAGTCTGCTGGCACTTGTAGCTCTGGGCGCTCACGCCTGGGTCGGCATGTGGACCATCGCGACTGACTACCTGACGCCGATGGCGCTGGGCAAGTCCGCGACTGCAGTCCGTTTCCTCTTCCAGGCAGTATGCGGCGTCGCGATGTTCGCTTACTTCGTCTGGGGTGTGCAGATTCTTTGGGGTATCTGA
- the sdhA gene encoding succinate dehydrogenase flavoprotein subunit, translated as MANIPTISFDAIIIGGGGAGMRAALQLAQGGHKTAVITKVFPTRSHTVSAQGGITCAIASADPNDDWRWHMYDTVKGSDYIGDQDAIEYMCQEGPAAVFELDHMGLPFSRTEQGRIYQRPFGGQSKDYGKGGQAARTCAASDRTGHALLHTLYQGNLKAGTTFLNEYYAVDLVKNADGAFVGVIAICIETGETSYIRAKATVLATGGAGRIYASTTNALINTGDGVGMALRAGVPVQDIEMWQFHPTGIAGAGVLVTEGCRGEGGYLINKNGERFMERYAPNAKDLAGRDVVARSMVKEIIAGNGCGPNGDHVLLKLDHLGEEVLHSRLPGICELSKTFAHVDPVVAPVPVVPTCHYMMGGVPTNIHGQAITQNADGVDEIIHGLFAVGEVACVSVHGANRLGGNSLLDLVVFGRAAGLHLEKALTDGIEYDDATDANIETALARLNALNERTDGEDVATLRRELQNCMQNYFGVFRTGEYMQKGIAQLADLRKRIANVKINDKSQAFNTARIEALELQNLLEVAEATAIAAEVRKESRGAHAREDFEDRDDENWLCHTLYFPGDKRVTKRAVNFSPKTVPTFEPKIRTY; from the coding sequence ATGGCTAACATTCCAACTATTTCCTTCGACGCCATCATTATTGGTGGCGGCGGTGCTGGCATGCGCGCAGCGCTGCAGCTGGCCCAGGGCGGTCACAAGACTGCCGTGATCACCAAAGTGTTCCCAACGCGTTCCCACACCGTATCGGCCCAGGGTGGCATCACCTGCGCCATCGCGTCCGCCGACCCGAACGATGACTGGCGCTGGCACATGTACGATACCGTCAAGGGTTCCGACTACATCGGTGACCAGGACGCTATCGAATACATGTGTCAGGAAGGCCCGGCCGCCGTGTTCGAGCTGGACCACATGGGTCTGCCGTTCTCGCGTACCGAGCAGGGTCGTATCTACCAGCGTCCATTCGGCGGCCAGTCGAAGGATTACGGTAAAGGCGGCCAGGCTGCCCGTACGTGTGCTGCGTCCGACCGTACCGGTCACGCGCTGCTGCACACCCTGTATCAGGGCAACCTGAAGGCCGGCACCACGTTCCTGAACGAGTACTACGCGGTTGACCTGGTGAAAAACGCTGACGGCGCATTCGTCGGTGTGATCGCCATCTGCATCGAAACCGGTGAAACCTCCTACATCCGCGCCAAGGCTACCGTTCTGGCGACTGGCGGTGCAGGTCGTATCTACGCATCGACCACCAATGCCCTGATCAATACCGGTGACGGCGTTGGCATGGCACTGCGTGCAGGCGTACCGGTGCAAGACATCGAAATGTGGCAGTTCCACCCAACCGGCATTGCCGGCGCCGGCGTACTGGTAACCGAAGGTTGCCGTGGTGAAGGTGGCTACCTGATCAACAAGAACGGCGAGCGTTTCATGGAGCGTTATGCTCCGAACGCGAAAGACCTTGCCGGTCGTGATGTTGTAGCCCGTTCGATGGTCAAGGAAATCATTGCCGGTAACGGCTGTGGCCCCAATGGCGACCACGTACTGCTCAAGCTCGATCACCTGGGCGAAGAAGTGCTGCACAGCCGCCTGCCGGGTATCTGTGAGCTGTCCAAGACCTTTGCTCACGTTGACCCGGTGGTTGCTCCGGTTCCGGTTGTTCCGACTTGCCACTACATGATGGGCGGCGTGCCGACCAACATTCATGGTCAGGCGATCACTCAGAACGCCGACGGCGTGGACGAGATCATTCACGGCCTGTTCGCGGTAGGCGAAGTGGCGTGCGTATCGGTTCACGGCGCCAACCGCCTGGGCGGCAACTCGCTGCTCGACCTGGTGGTATTCGGTCGTGCTGCCGGCCTGCACCTCGAGAAGGCATTGACCGACGGCATCGAATACGATGACGCGACCGACGCCAACATCGAAACTGCCCTGGCGCGTCTGAACGCTCTGAACGAGCGTACCGATGGCGAAGACGTGGCAACCCTGCGTCGCGAGCTGCAAAACTGCATGCAGAACTACTTCGGTGTATTCCGTACCGGCGAATACATGCAGAAGGGTATTGCCCAGCTGGCCGATCTGCGCAAGCGCATCGCCAACGTCAAGATCAACGATAAGAGCCAGGCGTTCAACACCGCTCGTATCGAAGCCCTTGAGCTGCAAAACCTGTTGGAAGTGGCTGAAGCGACTGCGATCGCCGCCGAGGTTCGTAAGGAATCCCGTGGTGCTCACGCTCGTGAAGACTTTGAAGACCGCGACGACGAGAACTGGTTGTGCCACACCCTGTACTTCCCGGGTGACAAGCGCGTGACCAAGCGTGCCGTGAACTTCTCGCCGAAAACGGTTCCGACGTTTGAACCGAAGATTCGGACTTACTAA
- a CDS encoding succinate dehydrogenase iron-sulfur subunit gives MLKVSVYRYNPDQDAAPFMQEFQVDTGGKDLMVLDVLALIKEQDEGFSYRRSCREGVCGSDGMNINGKNGLACITPLSAVVKGNKLIVRPLPGLPVIRDLVVDMSIFYKQYEKVKPFLQNDTPAPAIERLQSPEEREKLDGLYECILCACCSTSCPSFWWNPDKFLGPAALLQAYRFLADSRDTKTSERLASLDDPFSVFRCRGIMNCVNVCPKGLNPTKAIGHIRNMLLQSGV, from the coding sequence ATGTTGAAAGTCAGTGTTTATCGCTACAACCCTGATCAGGACGCTGCGCCGTTCATGCAGGAATTCCAGGTTGATACCGGTGGTAAAGACCTGATGGTGCTGGACGTACTGGCCCTGATCAAAGAGCAGGACGAGGGTTTCTCCTATCGTCGCTCTTGCCGTGAAGGTGTGTGCGGTTCCGACGGCATGAACATCAACGGCAAAAACGGCCTGGCGTGCATCACGCCGCTGTCTGCCGTGGTGAAAGGCAACAAGCTGATCGTTCGTCCTCTGCCAGGTTTGCCGGTTATCCGTGACCTGGTCGTCGATATGAGCATCTTCTACAAGCAATACGAGAAAGTTAAGCCGTTCCTGCAGAACGACACGCCGGCTCCGGCCATCGAGCGTCTGCAGTCCCCGGAAGAGCGTGAAAAGCTCGACGGTCTGTACGAGTGCATCCTGTGCGCTTGCTGCTCGACTTCGTGCCCGTCCTTCTGGTGGAACCCGGACAAGTTCCTGGGTCCAGCTGCCCTGCTGCAAGCGTATCGCTTCCTGGCAGACAGCCGTGACACCAAGACGTCCGAGCGTCTGGCTTCACTGGATGACCCGTTCAGCGTATTCCGCTGCCGCGGGATCATGAACTGCGTCAACGTATGTCCCAAAGGCCTGAACCCGACTAAGGCCATTGGTCACATCCGTAACATGCTGCTGCAGAGCGGCGTGTAA
- a CDS encoding 2-oxoglutarate dehydrogenase E1 component, producing MQESVMQRMWNSGYLSGGNAAYVEELYELYLHDPNAVPEEWRTKFQTLSSDGNAATDVSHATIRDQFVLLAKNQRRAQPVSAGSVSSEHEKKQVEVLRLIQAYRMRGHQAAQLDPLGLWQRPAPADLSINHYGLTNADLDTTFRAGDLFIGKEEASLREIHEALQQTYCRTIGAEFTHITDSEQRHWFQHRLEGVRGRPVLSADVRSHLLERVTAAEGLEKYLGTKYPGTKRFGLEGGESLIPMLDELIQRSGSYGTKEIVIGMAHRGRLNVLVNTFGKNPRELFDEFEGKKKVELGSGDVKYHQGFSSNVMTTGGEVHLAMAFNPSHLEIVSPVVEGSVRARQDRRNDSTGEKVLPISIHGDAAFAGQGVVLETFQMSQTRGFKTGGTVHIVINNQVGFTISNPLDARSTEYATDVAKMIQAPILHVNGDDPEAVLFVTQLAIDYRMQFKRDVVIDLVCYRRRGHNEADEPSGTQPLMYQQITKQRTTRELYAESLIKAGVVDDARVQAKIDEYRNALDNGLHVVKSLVKEPNKELFVDWRPYLGHAWTARHDTSFDLKTLQELSAKLLEIPDGFVVQRQVAKIYEDRQKMQAGGLPINWGYAETMAYATLAFEGHPIRMTGQDIGRGTFSHRHAVLHNQKDAGTYIPLQNLYEGQPRFDLYDSFLSEEAVLAFEYGYSTTTPNALVIWEAQFGDFANGAQVVIDQFITSGEHKWGRLCGLTMLLPHGYEGQGPEHSSARLERYLQLCAEHNIQVCVPTTPAQIYHLLRRQVIRPLRKPLVVLTPKSLLRHKLAISTLEDLADGSFQTVIPEIDTLDAAKVTRLILCSGKVYYDLLEKRRAEGREDIAIVRIEQLYPFPEDDLMEAIAPYTNLTNVVWCQEEPMNQGAWYSSQHHLRRSIGNHKTGLGLEYAGRDASAAPACGYASMHAEQQEKLLQDAFTV from the coding sequence ATGCAAGAAAGCGTGATGCAGCGCATGTGGAACAGCGGCTATCTTTCAGGTGGTAACGCTGCCTATGTGGAAGAGCTTTATGAGCTCTACCTGCACGACCCTAACGCTGTGCCAGAAGAATGGCGCACCAAATTTCAGACGTTGTCTTCAGACGGCAACGCTGCCACCGATGTATCGCACGCAACAATTCGCGATCAGTTTGTGCTGCTGGCAAAGAACCAGCGCCGCGCTCAGCCGGTTTCCGCCGGGAGCGTGAGCAGCGAGCACGAGAAGAAGCAAGTTGAAGTACTGCGACTGATCCAGGCTTACCGGATGCGTGGCCACCAGGCGGCCCAGCTTGACCCGCTGGGGCTCTGGCAGCGTCCTGCACCTGCTGACCTGTCGATCAATCATTACGGCTTGACCAATGCCGATCTTGATACGACCTTCCGTGCCGGCGACCTGTTCATCGGCAAAGAGGAAGCGAGCCTACGCGAAATTCACGAAGCGTTGCAGCAGACATATTGCCGCACCATCGGCGCTGAATTTACGCACATCACCGATTCCGAGCAGCGCCACTGGTTCCAGCATCGTCTGGAAGGTGTGCGTGGCCGTCCGGTTTTGTCTGCCGACGTACGCAGCCACTTGCTGGAGCGCGTGACCGCAGCCGAAGGTCTCGAGAAATACCTGGGTACCAAATACCCGGGCACCAAACGTTTCGGCCTGGAAGGCGGCGAAAGCCTGATTCCAATGCTCGACGAGCTGATCCAGCGTTCCGGTTCCTACGGCACCAAGGAAATCGTGATCGGCATGGCTCACCGTGGTCGCCTGAACGTGTTGGTTAACACCTTCGGCAAGAACCCGCGCGAGCTGTTCGACGAGTTCGAAGGCAAGAAGAAGGTCGAGCTGGGTTCCGGTGACGTTAAATACCACCAGGGCTTCTCGTCCAACGTGATGACCACCGGCGGTGAAGTTCACCTGGCCATGGCCTTCAACCCATCCCACCTGGAAATCGTTTCTCCAGTGGTCGAGGGTTCGGTTCGTGCTCGCCAGGATCGTCGCAACGATTCCACCGGTGAAAAGGTTCTGCCGATTTCCATCCACGGTGACGCGGCATTCGCCGGTCAAGGCGTGGTTCTGGAAACGTTCCAGATGTCGCAGACGCGCGGCTTCAAGACTGGCGGTACGGTTCACATCGTCATCAACAACCAGGTGGGTTTCACCATCAGCAACCCGCTGGACGCGCGCTCTACCGAGTACGCCACCGACGTTGCCAAGATGATCCAGGCGCCGATCCTCCATGTGAATGGTGATGATCCGGAAGCCGTGCTGTTCGTGACCCAACTGGCCATCGACTACCGCATGCAGTTCAAGCGTGACGTGGTGATCGACCTGGTCTGCTACCGTCGTCGCGGTCACAACGAAGCGGATGAGCCTAGCGGCACCCAGCCGTTGATGTACCAGCAAATCACCAAGCAGCGCACCACCCGTGAGCTGTACGCCGAAAGCCTGATCAAGGCCGGTGTGGTTGACGATGCGCGTGTTCAGGCGAAGATCGATGAATACCGCAACGCGCTGGACAACGGTCTGCACGTAGTAAAAAGCCTGGTTAAAGAGCCGAACAAAGAGCTGTTCGTTGACTGGCGTCCGTACCTGGGCCACGCCTGGACTGCGCGTCACGACACCTCGTTCGATCTGAAAACCCTGCAGGAACTGTCCGCCAAGCTGCTGGAAATTCCAGATGGCTTCGTGGTGCAGCGCCAGGTTGCGAAGATCTACGAAGACCGTCAGAAGATGCAAGCCGGCGGCCTGCCGATCAACTGGGGTTACGCTGAAACCATGGCGTACGCGACCCTGGCGTTCGAAGGTCACCCGATCCGCATGACCGGCCAGGACATCGGCCGCGGTACGTTCTCGCACCGCCACGCGGTATTGCACAACCAGAAAGACGCGGGCACCTACATCCCGTTGCAGAACCTGTACGAAGGCCAGCCACGTTTCGACCTGTACGATTCGTTCCTGTCCGAAGAAGCCGTACTGGCGTTCGAATATGGTTACTCAACCACCACGCCAAACGCGCTGGTGATCTGGGAAGCCCAGTTCGGCGACTTCGCCAACGGTGCCCAGGTGGTTATCGACCAGTTCATCACCAGCGGCGAGCACAAGTGGGGCCGTCTGTGCGGTCTGACCATGCTGCTGCCACACGGTTATGAAGGTCAGGGTCCGGAGCACTCTTCGGCCCGTCTGGAGCGTTACCTGCAGCTGTGCGCCGAGCACAACATCCAGGTGTGCGTGCCGACTACTCCGGCCCAGATCTACCACTTGCTGCGTCGCCAGGTGATCCGCCCGCTGCGCAAGCCGCTGGTAGTGCTGACCCCGAAATCGCTGTTGCGTCACAAATTGGCCATCTCGACCCTGGAAGATCTGGCCGACGGTTCGTTCCAGACCGTGATTCCAGAAATCGACACCCTGGACGCGGCCAAGGTCACTCGCCTGATCCTGTGCAGCGGCAAGGTTTACTACGACTTGCTGGAAAAACGCCGTGCCGAAGGCCGCGAAGACATCGCCATTGTGCGTATCGAGCAGCTTTACCCGTTCCCGGAAGACGACCTGATGGAGGCCATCGCGCCTTACACCAACCTCACCAACGTGGTGTGGTGCCAGGAAGAACCGATGAACCAGGGCGCGTGGTACAGCAGTCAGCATCACTTGCGTCGCAGCATCGGTAACCACAAAACAGGCCTTGGCCTTGAGTATGCCGGTCGTGATGCTTCTGCTGCACCTGCGTGTGGTTATGCGTCGATGCACGCCGAGCAGCAGGAAAAACTGCTGCAAGATGCTTTCACTGTTTAA